One genomic region from Leifsonia poae encodes:
- a CDS encoding S66 family peptidase, with protein sequence MTATSSGVQEDAMPLLDAAVRRLRDSGYEVVLGDCLLGGTHISAPAADRAAELMAMLLDPAVSAVVPPWGGETGIDLLPLLDFDALRAAEPTWFAGYSDTSTLLTPITLLTGTATLHSGNLVDVPNRLPGSFSSWLDVAGLAAGSVLRQESSALRWRRLDGGNGELDLSGRLIGGCIETITHITGSPFGGTSALGPTIVYVEACEDGAFSICRALHGMRLAGFFDSAVAVLIGRSSAPDAPSLTQDDAVRDALGMLGVPIVADVEFGHVPPQLTIVNGALGRLRWSQHENVLEQTLA encoded by the coding sequence GTGACCGCGACGTCGAGCGGTGTCCAGGAGGATGCGATGCCCCTGCTCGACGCGGCCGTGCGCCGGCTGCGCGATAGCGGATACGAGGTCGTGCTCGGCGACTGCCTGCTGGGCGGCACCCACATCAGCGCGCCGGCGGCCGACCGCGCGGCGGAGCTGATGGCGATGCTGCTCGATCCGGCCGTCAGCGCCGTCGTCCCGCCATGGGGCGGCGAGACCGGCATCGATCTACTGCCGCTGCTCGACTTCGATGCGTTGCGGGCGGCCGAACCGACGTGGTTCGCCGGATACTCAGACACATCGACCCTGCTGACTCCGATCACGCTGCTCACCGGCACTGCCACACTGCACAGCGGCAATCTCGTCGACGTCCCGAACCGCCTCCCCGGGTCGTTCTCGTCATGGCTCGATGTGGCGGGACTGGCGGCGGGGAGCGTTCTCCGCCAGGAGTCCTCTGCGCTCCGCTGGCGACGCCTGGACGGTGGGAACGGTGAGCTCGACCTCAGCGGCCGGCTCATCGGCGGCTGCATCGAGACGATCACACACATTACGGGAAGCCCGTTCGGCGGCACCTCCGCTCTCGGACCGACCATCGTCTACGTCGAGGCCTGCGAAGACGGGGCATTTTCGATCTGCCGCGCTCTGCACGGGATGCGCCTGGCCGGCTTCTTCGATTCGGCCGTCGCCGTGCTCATCGGCCGCAGCTCCGCGCCCGATGCGCCGTCCCTGACCCAGGACGACGCCGTGCGCGATGCCCTCGGCATGCTGGGGGTCCCGATCGTCGCCGATGTGGAGTTCGGTCATGTGCCGCCCCAGCTGACCATCGTCAACGGCGCCCTCGGTCGGCTGCGCTGGTCGCAGCACGAGAATGTGCTGGAGCAGACTCTCGCCTGA
- the glgP gene encoding alpha-glucan family phosphorylase, which translates to MKAIRRFTVRAVLPENLGALEELAGNLRWSWHEPTRQLFARISSELWQQVGHDPIALLGAVDPARLAELAADPGYVDWANHLRDDLRSYLTEPRWYQSLDDSAPRSIAYFSPEFGIAAALPQYSGGLGILAGDHLKAASDLGVPLVGVGLFYRSGYFSQAITPDGWQLESYPVLDPDGLPLSVLRNPDGTAVQITLALPNGVLHARVWQAAVGRVRLLLLDTDVPENEERLRSVTDRLYGGGGEHRLLQELLLGIGGVRAIKAWAELNDAPAAEVFHTNEGHAGFLGLERISDLIGEGLTFDEALQVVRAGTVFTTHTPVPAGIDRFDRALVEQYFSTDLLPGVAPQDVLALGAEDYPGGAPEMFNMAVMGLRLGQHANGVSRLHGDVSRHMFNGLYPGFDPDEVPIDSVTNGVHAPTWTDPMLRALAEERLGTDDTTTADWANGSAVSDLDLWSVRTRMREQLVGDARRRLQAAWENQNPGGIAPAWMNDLLDPAVLTIGFARRVPTYKRLTLMLHNPERLRAILTNPERPVQIVIAGKSHPADDEGKRLIQKLVQFASEPEIRTRMVFLPDYDIGMAQLLYPGTDIWLNNPLRPLEACGTSGMKAALNGALNLSILDGWWNEFYDGENGWAIPSADAAGDGAERDALEAEALYDLIENQIAPRFYERDGDGVPGAWVGQIRHTLSTLSPQLSAARMVREYVTRLYVPACGFERRLTVDGFAAARDLAAWKRRVRAAWPGVNVAHVESGGVDAVPQVGDELHVRALVDLNGLAPDEVEVQVVYGRSHEGDELTDVRHSALDADPNRPGGHDGSTTVEYRGTVELAWAGAFGYTVRVVPKNELLLGVAELGLVAVAS; encoded by the coding sequence CGAGAATCTCGGAGCGCTGGAGGAACTCGCAGGCAATCTGCGCTGGTCGTGGCACGAGCCGACGCGGCAGCTTTTCGCCCGGATCTCATCGGAGCTCTGGCAGCAGGTCGGGCATGATCCGATCGCGCTCCTCGGCGCTGTTGACCCGGCCCGCCTGGCCGAGCTCGCCGCTGATCCCGGCTACGTCGACTGGGCGAATCACCTGCGCGACGATCTGCGTTCGTACCTGACCGAGCCTCGCTGGTATCAGTCGCTTGACGATTCCGCGCCGCGCTCGATCGCATACTTCTCGCCGGAGTTCGGGATCGCCGCCGCGCTTCCGCAGTACTCCGGCGGTCTCGGCATCCTGGCGGGCGACCATTTGAAGGCCGCGAGCGACCTCGGCGTGCCGCTTGTCGGCGTGGGCCTCTTCTACCGGTCCGGCTATTTCTCGCAGGCGATCACCCCGGACGGCTGGCAGCTGGAAAGCTACCCCGTGCTCGACCCGGACGGCCTGCCGCTCTCTGTCCTGCGCAACCCGGACGGGACGGCCGTCCAGATCACGCTCGCCCTCCCGAACGGAGTGCTCCACGCGCGGGTGTGGCAGGCGGCCGTCGGACGCGTTCGACTGCTGCTGCTCGACACCGATGTCCCCGAGAACGAGGAGCGCCTGCGCTCGGTGACAGACCGGCTGTACGGCGGCGGCGGTGAGCACCGGCTGCTGCAGGAGCTGCTGCTCGGGATCGGCGGCGTTCGCGCCATCAAAGCCTGGGCCGAGCTGAACGACGCCCCGGCGGCCGAAGTCTTCCACACCAATGAGGGGCATGCCGGGTTCCTCGGCCTGGAGCGGATCTCCGACCTCATCGGCGAGGGGCTCACCTTCGACGAGGCACTGCAGGTGGTGCGCGCCGGAACGGTGTTCACGACGCACACGCCGGTCCCGGCAGGGATCGACCGCTTCGATCGAGCGCTGGTGGAGCAGTACTTCTCGACCGATCTGCTGCCCGGGGTCGCCCCCCAGGATGTGCTCGCGCTCGGCGCCGAGGACTACCCGGGAGGCGCTCCCGAGATGTTCAACATGGCCGTGATGGGGCTGCGGCTCGGCCAGCACGCCAACGGTGTCTCGCGGCTGCACGGAGACGTGAGCCGGCACATGTTCAACGGCCTGTACCCGGGGTTCGACCCCGACGAGGTGCCGATCGATTCGGTGACGAACGGTGTGCACGCGCCCACCTGGACCGATCCGATGCTCCGCGCGCTGGCCGAAGAGCGGCTCGGTACCGATGACACGACGACCGCCGATTGGGCGAACGGGTCGGCGGTGAGCGACCTCGACCTGTGGTCCGTGCGCACCAGGATGCGCGAGCAGCTGGTCGGCGACGCCCGGCGACGTCTGCAGGCGGCTTGGGAGAATCAGAACCCGGGCGGCATCGCCCCGGCGTGGATGAACGACCTGCTCGACCCGGCCGTTCTGACGATCGGCTTCGCCCGTCGCGTCCCCACCTACAAGCGGCTCACGCTGATGCTGCACAACCCGGAGCGGCTCCGGGCAATCCTGACGAACCCTGAGCGACCGGTTCAGATCGTGATCGCCGGCAAATCGCATCCGGCCGACGACGAGGGCAAGCGGCTCATCCAGAAGCTCGTGCAGTTCGCTTCGGAGCCGGAGATCCGCACGCGCATGGTCTTCCTGCCTGACTACGACATCGGCATGGCCCAGCTGCTCTACCCGGGAACCGACATCTGGCTGAACAATCCGCTGCGCCCGCTCGAAGCCTGCGGAACCTCGGGCATGAAGGCGGCCCTGAACGGCGCCCTCAACCTTTCGATCCTCGACGGCTGGTGGAACGAGTTCTACGACGGCGAGAACGGCTGGGCGATCCCGTCGGCGGATGCGGCCGGCGATGGGGCGGAGCGGGATGCCCTGGAGGCCGAGGCGCTCTACGACCTGATCGAGAACCAGATCGCCCCGCGGTTCTACGAGCGCGACGGCGACGGTGTGCCCGGCGCCTGGGTGGGCCAGATCCGGCACACCCTCTCCACGCTGTCGCCACAGCTGAGCGCGGCCCGAATGGTGCGCGAATACGTGACGCGGCTCTATGTGCCCGCCTGCGGGTTCGAGCGCCGCCTCACTGTCGACGGTTTCGCCGCGGCCCGCGACCTCGCTGCCTGGAAGCGGCGGGTGCGGGCGGCCTGGCCCGGGGTCAACGTCGCTCATGTCGAATCAGGTGGGGTGGATGCTGTGCCCCAGGTGGGCGATGAGCTCCATGTGCGCGCGCTGGTCGACCTGAACGGGCTCGCCCCCGACGAGGTCGAGGTGCAGGTGGTCTATGGCCGCAGCCACGAAGGCGATGAGCTGACAGACGTTCGCCATTCGGCGCTGGACGCCGATCCGAATCGACCGGGCGGTCACGACGGCTCGACGACGGTCGAGTACCGGGGCACCGTAGAGCTGGCCTGGGCGGGGGCCTTCGGCTACACGGTGCGTGTGGTGCCGAAGAACGAGCTGCTGCTCGGTGTCGCGGAGCTTGGGCTGGTGGCGGTGGCCTCCTGA